The genomic window GTTAGCGCTACGCAGTTCGTCAGTGGTGAAGAACGGCGTGGAGCCGAACTCGGTGAGGTTGGCCAGAATCGGCACCTTCACCGCGGCCCTGAAACGGCGGTAATCGTCCAACGTCTTCATCGCTTCCGGGAAGATCATGTCGGCGCCTGCCTCCACGTATGCGCAAGCACGATCGATCGCGGCATCAATGCCTTCCACCGCGGCAGCGTCGGTACGCGCCATGATCACGAAGCCGGCATCGGTACGCGCATCGACCGCTGCCTTGACGCGATCGACCATCTCCTCCTTCGGCACCACTTCCTTGCCGGGGCGATGGCCGCAGCGCTTCTGGCCAACCTGATCCTCGATATGCACCGCCGCCACGCCGATATTGATGAACGAGCGAATCGTACGCGCGATATTGAAGGCGCCGCCCCAGCCGGTATCGATATCGACCAGCAACGGCATCTGCGTGGCATCCACGATGCGGCGTGCGTCAGTAAGCACGTCTTCCATGGTGCTGATGCCCAGATCCGGCATACCCAACGAATTGGCCGCCACGCCACCCCCGGAGAGGTACAGCGCCTTATAGCCGACACGCTTGGCCATCAGGCCGGCGTAGGCGGTGATCGCACCGATCACTTGGAGCGGATTTTCGGCGGTGAGCGCCGCACGGAAGCGGCTTCCGGCAGAGTTGAGCTGGGTCATCTTGGGTCTCCGAAACGACGAATTGTAAGTGATGTGGCAGCCTGGCCATGCCGCGGCGCAGTACGCAGCAGTTCGTCTGCAGCGGCGGCATGCCAGAAAATCTCGGCGCCATGCGCCTGGGCGTCCGCCAGATGCAGGTCTTGCGGTCCTGGCCAAAGGCTCAGAAGCAGGCGCGGATGACTGCGAAAATCAGCCATCTCGAAGCGCAGCCAGGCCAGCGGCGTTACCGCCGTGGCGGCCTGTCCGGCCATACGAATCGCCGATTCGATCCGCGCCTGAACATCCGGCGGCAGATAGGTCCAGAAAATGGTGTGGTAGATCACCGTGGCGACGCCAACGGGCCATGGCGCAGCAAGCACATGCTCAATCCATGCCGACGCATCCGCCTGCTCGACACGCACCGCGTGCTGTGCGGCAACGCCTATCGCAGCATCCAGCTGCTTTAGGCGGGAGGATTGATCCGCCCACACATAGGCACGCAGTCGCTGGCGTTGTGCTTCATCGGAAATATCGATCGGCGAACGGTCGCATGCGTCACGAGCAGCGACGTTCAGTGATGTCGCAGGCGGCAACTCGCCGTGCCATACCGGCGCCAACACCAGCGTGCTGGATGCATCACCCACCAGGCTATCGCCAAGACGGTAGTGATAACGATCCCAGTTCGTGTTGAGGCCAGCGCTGGCGCCAAGCTCGAACAGGCGCAGCGGCAAACCTGTGTGCGCGGCTATCGTCATGAATCCACCAAGCAATACGGCTGAGCGCCCTACTTCATTGGTTTGCGGTGGCGATGCGAGGTATTGCGTGAGTACAGGCGCATGCAACCTCAACGCTTCCACCACTGCGCGTTGAAGCGCGAGCTCAGTCGCTTCACCGTTGCCGCCGGGATAATGCCGTGCCAGTTCCGGCGCACTTCCATCCAACACCAGCGCATGCAAGGCACCCGCCACACGCAAAGGCAACGCATCGTTCATCGGATCGCCCTGCCACGTGGCAACGGCTTGCAATGACGGATCGCCTTCGCGCATCGCCTGGATCA from Dyella caseinilytica includes these protein-coding regions:
- a CDS encoding DUF2332 domain-containing protein, which produces MATFETVCDAFTRQATYCDEHGSPFTARLLRGLIQAMREGDPSLQAVATWQGDPMNDALPLRVAGALHALVLDGSAPELARHYPGGNGEATELALQRAVVEALRLHAPVLTQYLASPPQTNEVGRSAVLLGGFMTIAAHTGLPLRLFELGASAGLNTNWDRYHYRLGDSLVGDASSTLVLAPVWHGELPPATSLNVAARDACDRSPIDISDEAQRQRLRAYVWADQSSRLKQLDAAIGVAAQHAVRVEQADASAWIEHVLAAPWPVGVATVIYHTIFWTYLPPDVQARIESAIRMAGQAATAVTPLAWLRFEMADFRSHPRLLLSLWPGPQDLHLADAQAHGAEIFWHAAAADELLRTAPRHGQAATSLTIRRFGDPR
- the prpB gene encoding methylisocitrate lyase, with the protein product MTQLNSAGSRFRAALTAENPLQVIGAITAYAGLMAKRVGYKALYLSGGGVAANSLGMPDLGISTMEDVLTDARRIVDATQMPLLVDIDTGWGGAFNIARTIRSFINIGVAAVHIEDQVGQKRCGHRPGKEVVPKEEMVDRVKAAVDARTDAGFVIMARTDAAAVEGIDAAIDRACAYVEAGADMIFPEAMKTLDDYRRFRAAVKVPILANLTEFGSTPFFTTDELRSANVDIALYCCGAYRAMNKAALHFYETVRREGTQKNIIDTLQTREELYDFLGYHAYEDKLDELFSSKK